In a genomic window of Molothrus ater isolate BHLD 08-10-18 breed brown headed cowbird unplaced genomic scaffold, BPBGC_Mater_1.1 matUn_MA521, whole genome shotgun sequence:
- the LOC118701220 gene encoding GTPase-activating Rap/Ran-GAP domain-like protein 3 isoform X1: MARRMASARSARAGSFCWHSARSLEKLEKSPRDIFHPEIQKDLLVVEGQEVSTSLTTSCSQTRPGSVNFKFGILYAKDGQLTGDEMFSHGQGRTLVSRSSDSALPEKIQRV; this comes from the exons ATGGCCCGGAGAATGGCGAGCGCAAGGAGCGCGCGGGCTGGatccttctgctggcacag tgccaggagtcttgagaaactggagaagagcccaagagacatttttcatcctgagatacaaaag GATTTATTGGTTGTTGAAGGGCAAGAGGTGAGTACAAGCCTAACTACTTCTTGCTCACAGACCCGTCCG ggatcggtgaattttaaatttggaatcCTCTATGCTAAGGATGGTCAGCTTACAGGTgatgaaatgttcagtcatg ggcagggaaggactctCGTATCCCGGTCGTCAGACTCAGCGCTGCCCGAGAAGATACAGAGAGTGTAA
- the LOC118701220 gene encoding GTPase-activating Rap/Ran-GAP domain-like protein 3 isoform X2, with product MARRMASARSARAGSFCWHSARSLEKLEKSPRDIFHPEIQKDLLVVEGQEGSVNFKFGILYAKDGQLTGDEMFSHGQGRTLVSRSSDSALPEKIQRV from the exons ATGGCCCGGAGAATGGCGAGCGCAAGGAGCGCGCGGGCTGGatccttctgctggcacag tgccaggagtcttgagaaactggagaagagcccaagagacatttttcatcctgagatacaaaag GATTTATTGGTTGTTGAAGGGCAAGAG ggatcggtgaattttaaatttggaatcCTCTATGCTAAGGATGGTCAGCTTACAGGTgatgaaatgttcagtcatg ggcagggaaggactctCGTATCCCGGTCGTCAGACTCAGCGCTGCCCGAGAAGATACAGAGAGTGTAA